GCACGCTCTAGTAGACGAGAGTGAAGGTAGAAAACGTCACCAGGGTATGCTTCACGACCAGGAGGTCGACGTAATAGCAATGAAATTTGACGATAAGCAACAGCTTGCTTAGATAAATCATCATAGATGATTAACGCGTCTTCACCGCGGTCACGGAAGTATTCACCCATAGTACAACCCGCGTAAGGCGCTAGGTATTGTAATGCGGCTGAATCAGAAGCAGATGCTGCAACAATAGTGGTGTATTCCATTGCGCCATATTCTTCTAACTTACGAACAACGTTCGCGATAGTTGAAGCTTTTTGGCCAATAGCAACGTACACACACTTAATGCCAGAGCTTTTCTGGTTAATGATAGTATCTACAGCAATAGCTGTTTTACCAATCTGACGGTCACCAATAATCAACTCACGCTGACCACGGCCGATTGGAATCATAGAGTCAATCGCTTTAATACCTGTTTGCACAGGTTTGTCTACCGATTTACGTTCCATTACGCCAGGAGCAATTACTTCGATTGGCGAGAAGCCATCGTTGTCTACTGCGCCTTTACCATCAATTGGCTCACCCAGTGTATTAAGTACACGTCCGAGTAGGCCACGACCTACTGGAACTTCCAAAATACGACCAGAACTTTTAACTTTATCACCCTCTGCTAAATCAGCATAAGGGCCCATTACTACAGCACCAACAGAGTCACGCTCTAGGTTAAGTGCGATAGCATAACGGCTACCAGGAAGCTCAATCATCTCGCCTTGCATTACATCGGCAAGACCATTAATTCGAATAATACCATCGCTTACAGAAACGATAGTACCTTCGTTACGAGCTTCACTGACAACTTCGAACTGTTCAATTCTTTGCTTGATCAGTTCACTTATTTCAGTGGAATTCAGTTGCATACTCTATTCCCCAATTACGCTTGCAGTGCGTCGGATAGTTTTGCCAATTGCCCTTTTACAGAGCTATCAATCACTAAATCACCAGCGTGAATAATCACTCCAGCCATTAATGAGGCATCAACACTACAGTTAAGCTTCACTTTGCGTGATAAACGCTGTTCCAAGGAAGCACTAATTTGCGCTTGCTGCGCGGCATCTAGTTCAGAAGCAGAAATAACATCAGCTGTTATCTCTTTAGCCAATTCGGCTTTGTACTCTAAGAACAGAGCTAACACAGCAGGCAACGCGTCTAAACGTGCATTTTCAGCCATCAACTTTATTAAGTTAAGGCCGTGCTCGTTAAGCTGCTCAGCACATACGGTGGTAAATAAGTTTACCAAGGTAGTTGCTGATTCCTTTTTCAGTTGCACAGAAACGTGCTCGTTAGCTGCCACTTCGGCAACAAACGCTAACATTTCAGTCCACTCATCTAAGGCTTTGTGCTCAACGGCAAAATCAAACGCAGCTTTAGCGTAGGGACGAGCAATGGTGGTTAAATCAGCCATAAGCTCTACCTTTTATCCCTTATTTCAGCTCAGCGACTAGCTTATCAACAATATGCTTGTTGGCTTCTTTGTCGATTGAACGCTCAAGAATTTTCTCAGCGCCAGCGATGGCTAAAGCAGCTACTTGTGCACGTAACTCTTCACGAGCTCGATTACGTTCTGCTTCAACTTCAGCATTACCTTGAGCAAGAATTTTTTCACGCTCTTGGTTAGCCAGCTCTTTTGCTTCGTCGATGATTTGAATTTTGCGCTTATTAGCTTGCTCAACAATCACAGCAGCTTCCGATTTAGCATCTTTCATTTGC
The Agarivorans aestuarii DNA segment above includes these coding regions:
- the atpA gene encoding F0F1 ATP synthase subunit alpha encodes the protein MQLNSTEISELIKQRIEQFEVVSEARNEGTIVSVSDGIIRINGLADVMQGEMIELPGSRYAIALNLERDSVGAVVMGPYADLAEGDKVKSSGRILEVPVGRGLLGRVLNTLGEPIDGKGAVDNDGFSPIEVIAPGVMERKSVDKPVQTGIKAIDSMIPIGRGQRELIIGDRQIGKTAIAVDTIINQKSSGIKCVYVAIGQKASTIANVVRKLEEYGAMEYTTIVAASASDSAALQYLAPYAGCTMGEYFRDRGEDALIIYDDLSKQAVAYRQISLLLRRPPGREAYPGDVFYLHSRLLERASQVNEKYVEEFTKGEVKGKSGSLTALPIIETQAGDVSAFVPTNVISITDGQIFLTGQLFNSGTRPAVDPGISVSRVGGAAQTKIIKKLSGGIRTALAQYRELAAFAQFASDLDDATRKQLDHGQKVTELMKQKQFSPLSVAEQALGLYAAEKGFLTDIEINKIVDFETALLAYANNEYADLLASINEKGDYNDEIDASIKGLLESFKSTQSW
- the atpH gene encoding F0F1 ATP synthase subunit delta, coding for MADLTTIARPYAKAAFDFAVEHKALDEWTEMLAFVAEVAANEHVSVQLKKESATTLVNLFTTVCAEQLNEHGLNLIKLMAENARLDALPAVLALFLEYKAELAKEITADVISASELDAAQQAQISASLEQRLSRKVKLNCSVDASLMAGVIIHAGDLVIDSSVKGQLAKLSDALQA
- the atpF gene encoding F0F1 ATP synthase subunit B, translating into MNINATMFGQAISFAIFCWFCVKYVWPPLIDAIEARQKKIADGLADAERAGKDLQLAQAKASEQMKDAKSEAAVIVEQANKRKIQIIDEAKELANQEREKILAQGNAEVEAERNRAREELRAQVAALAIAGAEKILERSIDKEANKHIVDKLVAELK